One region of Juglans regia cultivar Chandler chromosome 4, Walnut 2.0, whole genome shotgun sequence genomic DNA includes:
- the LOC108983061 gene encoding cationic amino acid transporter 1-like isoform X2 has protein sequence MGVGDGGNEGIRKRGCSCSKDDFLPEDSFRSWGNYGRALMETPLRLKDRILTRSRDHKELVEVKAQSQNEMKKTLNWWDLMWFGIGAVIGAGIFVLTGLEAKEHAGPAVVLSYVVSGISAMLSVFCYTEFAVEIPVAGGSFAYLRVELGDFMAFIAAGNILLEYVIGGAAVARSWTSYFATLCNHQPNDFRLVAHGLSTDYRYLDPIAVVVIAVICILAVLSTKGSSRFNYVASIFHIAVILFIIVAGLMKADTKNYSSFSPYGARGIFQASAVLFFAYVGFDAVSTMAEETKNPGRDIPIGLVGSMAITTLAYCLLAVTLCLMQSYKDINEDAPFSVAFEAVGMRWAKYIVAAGALKGMTTVLLVGAVGQARYLTHIARTHMLPPWLAHVNEKTGTPVNATVVMLAATAIIAFFTKLEILSNLLSISTLFIFMLVAFALIVRRYYASGVTTPANRIKLSVFLLLILVSSIATAAYWATSPDGWIGYAITGPIWLVGTVGLWLFVPQAREPKIWGVPLVPWLPSLSIAINIFLLGSIDKASFTRFGVWTLVILVYYFLLGLHASYDTAKEASNNGSQWKNAEEGAVPSGTSSGLSG, from the exons ATGGGAGTAGGGGACGGCGGCAATGAAGGAATCAGGAAGAGGGGGTGTTCCTGCTCAAAAGACGATTTTCTCCCCGAGGACTCGTTTCGGAGCTGGGGAAATTATGGGAGGGCGCTCATGGAGACTCCGCTGAGGCTAAAGGATCGGATCCTGACCCGGTCCAGGGACCACAAGGAGCTGGTGGAGGTGAAGGCTCAGAGCCAGAACGAGATGAAGAAGACGCTCAATTGGTGGGATCTCATGTGGTTTGGTATAGGCGCCGTCATCGGTGCTGGCATCTTCGTCCTCACGGGCCTCGAGGCTAAGGAACACGCTGGCCCGGCTGTCGTCTTGTCGTACGTCGTCTCCGGCATCTCGGCCATGCTCTCCGTTTTCTGCTACACCGAGTTCGCCGTGGAGATCCCCGTCGCTG GTGGATCATTTGCGTACCTGAGGGTAGAGCTGGGCGACTTCATGGCCTTCATTGCCGCCGGCAACATCCTACTCGAGTACGTGATCGGCGGAGCAGCTGTCGCCCGTTCCTGGACATCCTACTTCGCTACTCTCTGCAACCACCAGCCTAACGATTTCCGCTTAGTCGCCCATGGTCTCTCTACCGACTACAGATATCTCGACCCCATAGCCGTTGTCGTCATCGCCGTCATCTGCATCCTTGCAGTCCTCAGCACCAAGGGCTCCTCGCGTTTCAATTACGTAGCctccatcttccacattgcCGTCATTCTCTTCATCATCGTTGCGGGCCTAATGAAAGCTGATACCAAGAATTACTCCTCGTTTTCTCCTTATGGTGCCCGCGGCATCTTCCAGGCCTCGGCTGTGCTTTTCTTTGCTTATGTTGGATTTGATGCGGTCTCAACCATGGCGGAGGAGACAAAGAACCCTGGTCGGGACATCCCTATTGGTCTGGTTGGCTCAATGGCGATTACTACATTGGCGTATTGCTTGCTAGCCGTGACGCTGTGCCTCATGCAGTCGTACAAAGATATTAACGAAGATGCTCCATTTTCGGTCGCATTCGAAGCTGTGGGGATGAGATGGGCTAAGTACATAGTTGCAGCAGGTGCACTCAAGGGCATGACAACCGTTCTGCTGGTGGGAGCAGTGGGTCAGGCTCGATATCTCACGCATATTGCACGCACCCACATGTTGCCACCATGGCTCGCCCATGTCAATGAAAAGACCGGGACTCCCGTCAATGCCACAGTGGTGATGCTTGCAGCCACTGCCATCATTGCCTTCTTCACAAAGCTTGAGATTCTCTCCAACCTGCTCTCCATCTCCACACTATTCATTTTCATGCTAGTGGCCTTTGCCCTCATTGTTCGCCGATATTATGCTAGTGGGGTGACAACACCAGCTAATCGTATCAAACTCTCCGTGTTTCTCCTGCTTATACTTGTATCCTCGATTGCAACTGCTGCATATTGGGCAACTTCTCCTGATGGTTGGATCGGATACGCAATAACTGGGCCAATTTGGTTGGTCGGAACCGTGGGGCTTTGGCTTTTCGTCCCACAGGCAAGGGAACCAAAGATTTGGGGGGTGCCGTTGGTGCCATGGCTACCGTCATTGTCGATCGCAATTAATATCTTCCTTCTTGGGTCAATAGATAAAGCATCGTTCACAAGGTTCGGCGTATGGACATTGGTCATCTTGGTCTACTATTTCCTTCTTGGATTGCATGCTTCCTATGACACAGCCAAGGAAGCTAGCAATAACGGCTCGCAGTGGAAGAATGCTGAAGAGGGGGCGGTGCCTTCCGGGACTAGTTCAGGGTTATCAGGATAG
- the LOC108983061 gene encoding cationic amino acid transporter 1-like isoform X1 has protein sequence MLGLMFFLCFWWGVLGKDRMGVGDGGNEGIRKRGCSCSKDDFLPEDSFRSWGNYGRALMETPLRLKDRILTRSRDHKELVEVKAQSQNEMKKTLNWWDLMWFGIGAVIGAGIFVLTGLEAKEHAGPAVVLSYVVSGISAMLSVFCYTEFAVEIPVAGGSFAYLRVELGDFMAFIAAGNILLEYVIGGAAVARSWTSYFATLCNHQPNDFRLVAHGLSTDYRYLDPIAVVVIAVICILAVLSTKGSSRFNYVASIFHIAVILFIIVAGLMKADTKNYSSFSPYGARGIFQASAVLFFAYVGFDAVSTMAEETKNPGRDIPIGLVGSMAITTLAYCLLAVTLCLMQSYKDINEDAPFSVAFEAVGMRWAKYIVAAGALKGMTTVLLVGAVGQARYLTHIARTHMLPPWLAHVNEKTGTPVNATVVMLAATAIIAFFTKLEILSNLLSISTLFIFMLVAFALIVRRYYASGVTTPANRIKLSVFLLLILVSSIATAAYWATSPDGWIGYAITGPIWLVGTVGLWLFVPQAREPKIWGVPLVPWLPSLSIAINIFLLGSIDKASFTRFGVWTLVILVYYFLLGLHASYDTAKEASNNGSQWKNAEEGAVPSGTSSGLSG, from the exons ATGTTGGGTCTCATGttctttctctgtttttggTGGGGAGTACTGGGGAAAGACAGAATGGGAGTAGGGGACGGCGGCAATGAAGGAATCAGGAAGAGGGGGTGTTCCTGCTCAAAAGACGATTTTCTCCCCGAGGACTCGTTTCGGAGCTGGGGAAATTATGGGAGGGCGCTCATGGAGACTCCGCTGAGGCTAAAGGATCGGATCCTGACCCGGTCCAGGGACCACAAGGAGCTGGTGGAGGTGAAGGCTCAGAGCCAGAACGAGATGAAGAAGACGCTCAATTGGTGGGATCTCATGTGGTTTGGTATAGGCGCCGTCATCGGTGCTGGCATCTTCGTCCTCACGGGCCTCGAGGCTAAGGAACACGCTGGCCCGGCTGTCGTCTTGTCGTACGTCGTCTCCGGCATCTCGGCCATGCTCTCCGTTTTCTGCTACACCGAGTTCGCCGTGGAGATCCCCGTCGCTG GTGGATCATTTGCGTACCTGAGGGTAGAGCTGGGCGACTTCATGGCCTTCATTGCCGCCGGCAACATCCTACTCGAGTACGTGATCGGCGGAGCAGCTGTCGCCCGTTCCTGGACATCCTACTTCGCTACTCTCTGCAACCACCAGCCTAACGATTTCCGCTTAGTCGCCCATGGTCTCTCTACCGACTACAGATATCTCGACCCCATAGCCGTTGTCGTCATCGCCGTCATCTGCATCCTTGCAGTCCTCAGCACCAAGGGCTCCTCGCGTTTCAATTACGTAGCctccatcttccacattgcCGTCATTCTCTTCATCATCGTTGCGGGCCTAATGAAAGCTGATACCAAGAATTACTCCTCGTTTTCTCCTTATGGTGCCCGCGGCATCTTCCAGGCCTCGGCTGTGCTTTTCTTTGCTTATGTTGGATTTGATGCGGTCTCAACCATGGCGGAGGAGACAAAGAACCCTGGTCGGGACATCCCTATTGGTCTGGTTGGCTCAATGGCGATTACTACATTGGCGTATTGCTTGCTAGCCGTGACGCTGTGCCTCATGCAGTCGTACAAAGATATTAACGAAGATGCTCCATTTTCGGTCGCATTCGAAGCTGTGGGGATGAGATGGGCTAAGTACATAGTTGCAGCAGGTGCACTCAAGGGCATGACAACCGTTCTGCTGGTGGGAGCAGTGGGTCAGGCTCGATATCTCACGCATATTGCACGCACCCACATGTTGCCACCATGGCTCGCCCATGTCAATGAAAAGACCGGGACTCCCGTCAATGCCACAGTGGTGATGCTTGCAGCCACTGCCATCATTGCCTTCTTCACAAAGCTTGAGATTCTCTCCAACCTGCTCTCCATCTCCACACTATTCATTTTCATGCTAGTGGCCTTTGCCCTCATTGTTCGCCGATATTATGCTAGTGGGGTGACAACACCAGCTAATCGTATCAAACTCTCCGTGTTTCTCCTGCTTATACTTGTATCCTCGATTGCAACTGCTGCATATTGGGCAACTTCTCCTGATGGTTGGATCGGATACGCAATAACTGGGCCAATTTGGTTGGTCGGAACCGTGGGGCTTTGGCTTTTCGTCCCACAGGCAAGGGAACCAAAGATTTGGGGGGTGCCGTTGGTGCCATGGCTACCGTCATTGTCGATCGCAATTAATATCTTCCTTCTTGGGTCAATAGATAAAGCATCGTTCACAAGGTTCGGCGTATGGACATTGGTCATCTTGGTCTACTATTTCCTTCTTGGATTGCATGCTTCCTATGACACAGCCAAGGAAGCTAGCAATAACGGCTCGCAGTGGAAGAATGCTGAAGAGGGGGCGGTGCCTTCCGGGACTAGTTCAGGGTTATCAGGATAG